One window of Medicago truncatula cultivar Jemalong A17 chromosome 2, MtrunA17r5.0-ANR, whole genome shotgun sequence genomic DNA carries:
- the LOC112419379 gene encoding uncharacterized protein, which yields MTTEASFVQPAIPRFDGHYDHWSMLMENFLKSKEHWELIEPGYDTSKEIWDSMKKFFEGNARVKRSHLQALRRDFETLEMRSGEGVTKYFSRVTTVANKMRIYGEEMSNVKVVEKILRSLTEKFTYIVCSIEESKDIDYLSIDELQSSSIVHEQKFKRRSSEEQALKVTYEGGRGRGRGAYRGRGRGGPDFNKNREANYAAIEEEEILLMSYVELYEAKGEDAWFLDSGCSNHMCGDRTMFNVLSGVVRILE from the exons ATGACGACAGAAGCAAGTTTTGTACAACCAGCAATTCCACGTTTTGATGGTCACTATGACCATTGGAGCATGCTAATGGaaaattttctcaaatctaAGGAACATTGGGAGTTGATTGAGCCTGGCTAT GATACTTCTAAGGAAATATGGGATTCtatgaagaaattttttgaaggaaatgcAAGGGTGAAAAGGTCTCATCTTCAAGCTCTCCGCAGAGATTTTGAAACTCTTGAAATGAGGTCTGGTGAAGGAGTAACAAAATACTTCTCTAGGGTCACGACAGTGGCTAACAAAATGCGAATTTATGGAGAGGAGATGTCAAACGTTAAAGTGGTGGAAAAGATTCTACGCTCTTTAACCGAGAAGTTTACTTATATTGTATGTTCTATTGAAGAGTCAAAAGACATTGATTATCTTTCTATTGATGAGTTGCAAAGCTCATCAATAGTGCACGAACAGAAGTTCAAAAGACGCAGTAGTGAGGAACAAGCCTTGAAAGTGACATATGAAGGGGGAAGAGGTCGTGGTCGAGGTGCAtatagaggaagaggaagaggtgGACCAGATTTCAACAAG AACAGAGAAGCTAATTATGCAGCAATTGAGGAAGAAGAAATTCTTTTGATGTCTTATGTGGAGCTGTATGAAGCTAAAGGAGAAGATGCATGGTTCCTTGATTCAGGATGTTCTAATCACATGTGCGGTGATCGAACCATGTTCAATGTACTCAGTGGCGTAGTCAGGATCCTGGAGTAG
- the LOC11413154 gene encoding ankyrin repeat domain-containing protein EMB506, chloroplastic yields MDCLATSPVLSNKLIPFPTTNSKLGASFQKIYRSTTKQKSRLSFSRENCESRSNVAIKSSRGVSSLQTQQELRTWEDPDIRSDSDDEYGDEEDKSLGFKNDGEQKETETQDEYEERIKKEVERLLKPEELEILQQNITPNLEKISSEKWNPLHSLGLSFQIYSMDKLLESGHDIDSINKEGLTALHKAVIGKKEAVISHLLRKGASPHIQDKDGATPLHYAVEVGAKQTVKLLIKYNVDVNVADNEGWTPLHVAVQSRNRDIAKILLANGADRSTENKDGKTALDISICYGKDFMSYDLARLIKIGPGN; encoded by the exons ATGGATTGTTTGGCTACATCACCTGTTCTTTCTAATAAACTTATTCCTTTTCCTACCACTAACTCCAAATTGGGAGCCAGTTTCCAGAAAATATACAGAAGTACAACCAAACAAAAATCACGTCTCTCTTTTTCTAGGGAGAATTGTGAAAGTCGGAGTAATGTTGCAATCAAATCAAGCAGAGGAGTATCTTCTTTGCAAACCCAACAAGAACTTCGAACCTGGGAAGACCCAGATATTCGTAGTGACAGCGACGATGAGTATGGTGATGAagaagataaaagccttggattTAAAAATGATGGGGAACAGAAAGAGACAGAGACGCAGGACGAGTATGAGGAGCGTATTAAGAAAg AGGTTGAACGACTTTTAAAACCAGAAGAACTAGAAATACTGCAACAGAATATAACTCCTAATTTGGAAAAAATTTCATCT GAAAAATGGAACCCACTGCACTCTCTTGGCTTATCGTTCCAGATTTATAGTATGGACAAGCTTCTTGAAAGTGGTCATGATATTGATTCCATCAATAAG GAAGGTCTCACTGCTCTTCATAAGGCAGTTATAGGTAAAAAAGAAGCTGTTATAAGCCATCTTCTACGGAAAGGTGCAAGTCCTCATATCCAGGATAAG GATGGAGCTACTCCACTTCATTATGCAGTTGAAGTTGGTGCAAAGCAAACTGTGAAATTATTGATCAAATACAATGTTGATGTCAATGTGGCAGATAAT GAAGGTTGGACCCCATTGCATGTTGCCGTTCAAAGCCGGAATAGAGATATAGCGAAAATTTTGTTAGCCAATGGCGCAGATAGGTCGACAGAAAATAAG GACGGGAAAACAGCACTGGATATAAGTATATGTTATGGAAAAGACTTCATGTCTTATGACCTTGCTAGATTAATTAAGATAGGTCCAGGCAACTGA